In Bacteroides coprosuis DSM 18011, the following are encoded in one genomic region:
- a CDS encoding ribose-phosphate pyrophosphokinase (COGs: COG0462 Phosphoribosylpyrophosphate synthetase~InterPro IPR005946:IPR000836~KEGG: bth:BT_0748 ribose-phosphate pyrophosphokinase~PFAM: Phosphoribosyltransferase~PRIAM: Ribose-phosphate diphosphokinase~SPTR: Ribose-phosphate pyrophosphokinase;~TIGRFAM: Phosphoribosyl pyrophosphokinase~IMG reference gene:2504107727~PFAM: Phosphoribosyl transferase domain~TIGRFAM: ribose-phosphate pyrophosphokinase) translates to MSQTTPFMVFSGTNSRYLAEKICQSLDCPLGNMNITHFADGEFAVSYEESIRGANVFLVQSTFPNSDNLMELLLMIDAAKRASAKSIIAVVPYFGWARQDRKDKPRVSIGAKLVADLLTVAGIDRLITMDLHADQIQGFFNTPVDHLYASAVFIPYIKSLQLEDLVIATPDVGGSKRANTYSKYLGVPLVLCNKTRERANEVASMQIIGDVKGKNVILVDDIVDTAGTITKAANVMIEAGAKSVRAIASHCVMSDPASERVTSSALTEMIFTNSIPFCKKCSKVKQLSISDMFAETIKRVVNNESISSQYII, encoded by the coding sequence ATGAGCCAAACAACTCCCTTTATGGTTTTCTCGGGTACCAACTCGAGATATCTTGCAGAGAAAATCTGCCAAAGCCTAGATTGTCCTCTTGGTAACATGAATATTACTCACTTTGCTGACGGTGAGTTTGCTGTTTCATACGAAGAATCAATCCGTGGCGCAAACGTATTCTTAGTACAATCCACATTCCCTAACTCTGACAACTTAATGGAGCTGCTATTAATGATTGATGCAGCTAAAAGAGCCTCTGCAAAAAGTATTATTGCAGTAGTTCCTTACTTTGGTTGGGCACGTCAAGACAGAAAAGACAAGCCACGTGTTTCAATTGGAGCGAAATTAGTTGCCGACTTGCTTACCGTAGCTGGTATAGACCGTCTAATCACAATGGACTTACATGCTGACCAAATTCAAGGTTTCTTCAACACTCCAGTTGACCACCTTTATGCTTCAGCCGTATTCATCCCTTACATCAAATCTCTTCAATTAGAAGATTTAGTTATTGCTACTCCTGACGTTGGAGGTTCTAAACGTGCTAATACTTACTCTAAGTACCTAGGCGTTCCTTTAGTGTTATGTAACAAAACAAGAGAAAGAGCCAATGAAGTTGCTTCTATGCAAATTATTGGTGATGTAAAAGGTAAAAACGTTATTCTAGTTGATGATATCGTTGATACAGCAGGTACTATTACAAAGGCTGCCAATGTAATGATCGAAGCAGGTGCAAAATCTGTTAGAGCTATTGCTAGCCACTGTGTAATGTCCGACCCTGCTAGTGAGCGAGTAACATCATCTGCACTTACAGAAATGATATTCACCAATAGTATCCCATTCTGTAAAAAGTGTTCCAAAGTGAAACAGCTTAGCATATCAGATATGTTTGCAGAAACTATTAAGCGTGTAGTAAATAATGAATCCATCAGCTCTCAATACATTATTTAA
- a CDS encoding TonB-dependent receptor (COGs: COG4206 Outer membrane cobalamin receptor protein~InterPro IPR012910:IPR000531~KEGG: pru:PRU_2506 outer membrane receptor (OMR) family transporter~PFAM: TonB-dependent receptor, beta-barrel; TonB-dependent receptor, plug~SPTR: Putative uncharacterized protein;~IMG reference gene:2504107728~PFAM: TonB dependent receptor; TonB-dependent Receptor Plug Domain): MKTSRSISLSILLLLFGAFQIKAQSKLDSIQQLGEVVIVEEYIPKDIIPVQSLKGKDLERLNAHSIADALRYFSGVQLKDYGGIGGLKTINVRSMGSEHVGVFFDGVEIGNAQNGVVDLGRFSLDNIETISLYNGQKSSIFQPAKDFASASSVYMRTKVPTFAKGKRYNLHATFKTGSFGLANPSLLWEQELSKTIKSSLNADYTYSSGKYRFRYKVINKQDNRGAFDTVATRQNGDVEFFRIEHGLFGKLKKGEWKTKIYYYDSERGYPGAIVRQTPGLYKNEDRQWDKNFFVQGSYAQQIRPRYRTSLVGKYAYDYLHYLSDPKKDEQVVMKVDNKYMLHEGYVSSSNLITLTPWWTANLSGDFQWNKMNANLHEFIYPQRFSGWVALATSIQIDHLKVQASLLGTFIHEKMKEEKQVRKNWDRYTPTLIASYQPWLSQELYLRGFYKKIFRMPTFNEIYFAVIGSGTSNLKPEYATQYNIGLTYQKSFFHPFFKDFEGQVDAYYNEIEDKILAKPGGQLFRWTMMNIGLVKIKGVDVALAATVEPFKDFLLNTRLNYTYQKAQDYSDPEEITYKGQISYIPWHSGSAVVSAQYRKWDMSYSFIYSGERYTESANILINKVLAWYTSDISLGRNFHWGKNDYKVTLEVNNLFNQQYEVVSRYPMPGTNFKVILKAHF, encoded by the coding sequence ATGAAGACTAGCAGAAGTATTAGTTTATCCATTCTCTTACTCCTTTTTGGTGCTTTTCAAATCAAAGCACAGAGTAAATTAGACAGCATTCAACAATTGGGTGAGGTAGTAATTGTTGAAGAGTATATCCCCAAAGATATTATCCCCGTACAATCCCTAAAAGGCAAAGATTTAGAACGGCTCAATGCACATTCTATTGCAGATGCTTTACGCTATTTCTCAGGAGTACAACTGAAAGACTACGGAGGAATTGGTGGACTAAAAACCATCAATGTACGCAGTATGGGGAGCGAACACGTAGGGGTGTTCTTTGATGGAGTAGAAATAGGGAATGCCCAAAATGGAGTGGTAGATTTAGGACGATTTTCTCTCGACAACATCGAAACCATTTCTCTTTACAACGGTCAGAAAAGCTCTATCTTCCAACCAGCTAAAGACTTTGCCTCTGCCAGCTCGGTATATATGCGAACTAAAGTGCCTACTTTTGCAAAGGGTAAAAGGTACAATTTACACGCTACTTTCAAAACGGGTTCTTTTGGCTTAGCCAATCCTTCTCTACTCTGGGAGCAAGAACTTAGTAAAACCATTAAATCTTCACTGAATGCAGATTATACGTATTCTAGTGGAAAGTATAGATTTAGATATAAAGTAATCAACAAACAAGATAACCGAGGAGCTTTTGATACCGTTGCTACTCGCCAAAATGGAGACGTAGAGTTTTTCCGTATCGAACATGGACTCTTTGGAAAACTCAAAAAAGGCGAGTGGAAAACTAAAATCTATTATTATGATTCCGAAAGGGGATATCCTGGTGCTATTGTTCGTCAAACTCCTGGTCTATATAAGAATGAAGATAGACAATGGGATAAAAACTTCTTTGTACAAGGTTCTTATGCTCAGCAGATTCGCCCTCGTTACCGAACTTCTTTAGTGGGGAAATATGCGTATGATTATCTCCATTATTTATCCGATCCCAAGAAAGATGAACAAGTAGTAATGAAGGTGGATAATAAATATATGCTCCATGAAGGCTATGTTTCTAGTTCAAATCTCATTACACTCACTCCATGGTGGACAGCCAATCTATCGGGCGACTTTCAGTGGAATAAGATGAATGCCAACCTCCATGAGTTTATATACCCACAACGCTTTTCGGGTTGGGTAGCCCTAGCAACCTCAATTCAGATAGATCACTTAAAAGTGCAGGCTAGCTTACTAGGTACTTTTATTCACGAAAAGATGAAAGAAGAGAAACAAGTTCGTAAAAACTGGGATCGATACACCCCTACTCTGATTGCATCGTACCAACCTTGGCTTAGTCAGGAACTATACCTCAGAGGATTCTATAAGAAAATATTTAGAATGCCTACTTTCAATGAAATCTACTTTGCTGTAATTGGTAGTGGAACGTCAAACCTGAAACCTGAATATGCTACTCAGTATAACATCGGGTTAACATATCAAAAATCATTCTTCCATCCTTTCTTTAAAGACTTTGAAGGTCAGGTAGATGCTTACTACAATGAAATTGAAGATAAGATTCTGGCTAAACCCGGTGGACAGCTCTTTAGATGGACGATGATGAACATCGGACTTGTAAAAATTAAAGGTGTTGATGTAGCTTTGGCTGCCACAGTAGAGCCCTTCAAAGATTTTTTATTGAATACTCGCTTAAATTATACTTACCAAAAAGCACAAGATTATTCTGATCCCGAGGAGATTACTTACAAAGGACAAATCAGCTATATCCCTTGGCATAGTGGATCGGCAGTTGTAAGTGCTCAGTACCGCAAATGGGATATGAGCTACAGCTTTATTTACTCGGGAGAGCGATATACAGAGAGTGCCAATATTCTAATTAATAAAGTGTTGGCTTGGTACACCAGTGACATCTCACTAGGTAGAAACTTCCATTGGGGTAAAAACGATTACAAAGTAACCCTAGAAGTCAACAATTTATTTAATCAACAATATGAAGTAGTAAGTCGCTACCCTATGCCAGGAACCAACTTCAAAGTCATATTAAAAGCTCATTTCTAA
- a CDS encoding hypothetical protein (KEGG: cpi:Cpin_3942 hypothetical protein~SPTR: Putative lipoprotein;~IMG reference gene:2504107729), with amino-acid sequence MKTKTFLYLILLFIPAFIITSCRGDENYLLWAEQEQIAPGEVGEIKGFFLLNEGNMGSNKSTLDYFDYESGTYFRNIYPTVNPQVTHNLGDVGNDIQIYGDKLYAVINCSHLVEVMDVYTAEHLHTLDITNCRYIVFDKDYAYVSSYNGPVLIDPDAPIGTVVKVDTRTMQIVDKCVVGYQPEEMVIHNNKLYVANSGGYRVPEYDTTVSVIDLETFTEIKKIEVGINLHRLELDNYGYLYVSSRGDYKKIGSKTFIIDTRTDEVVKTLGLLPNSNMELSGDSLYVYSVEWSHITQSNTVTYAIFDTKQQRIVTRKFIKDGTEKRIKVPYGIAVNPVTKDFFTTDAKDYVSPGTLYCFKRNGVKKWSVMTGDIPAHIVFTDKRMTNLDLLSKNKIQ; translated from the coding sequence ATGAAAACTAAAACATTTCTATATTTAATTCTGCTTTTCATTCCTGCATTCATTATTACTTCTTGTCGAGGTGATGAAAACTACTTACTCTGGGCTGAACAAGAGCAAATCGCTCCGGGAGAAGTGGGAGAGATAAAAGGATTCTTCTTGCTCAATGAGGGGAATATGGGAAGCAACAAATCGACTCTCGACTATTTCGATTACGAGTCGGGTACTTATTTTAGAAACATCTACCCTACTGTGAACCCTCAAGTAACTCATAACCTGGGAGATGTAGGGAATGATATTCAGATTTATGGAGATAAACTTTATGCCGTAATCAACTGCTCTCACCTAGTTGAGGTAATGGATGTTTACACGGCTGAACATCTACATACCTTAGATATTACCAACTGCAGATACATTGTATTCGATAAAGACTATGCCTATGTCAGTTCGTACAATGGTCCTGTGCTTATCGACCCCGATGCACCTATTGGAACAGTGGTAAAGGTAGATACTCGTACTATGCAGATTGTAGATAAATGCGTTGTAGGTTATCAACCCGAAGAGATGGTGATTCACAACAACAAACTCTATGTGGCAAACTCAGGAGGGTATCGTGTACCCGAATACGACACCACAGTATCTGTAATAGACTTGGAGACTTTTACCGAAATCAAAAAAATAGAAGTAGGTATTAATCTACATCGTCTAGAACTAGATAATTATGGATACCTCTATGTATCCTCTCGTGGAGATTACAAAAAGATAGGTTCTAAAACATTTATCATTGATACTCGTACTGATGAAGTAGTAAAAACATTGGGCTTACTACCCAATAGTAATATGGAACTATCGGGCGATTCACTCTATGTATATAGCGTAGAATGGAGTCATATCACACAATCGAATACCGTAACCTATGCCATTTTTGATACAAAACAACAAAGGATAGTAACTCGTAAATTTATCAAAGATGGCACAGAAAAACGTATTAAAGTGCCTTATGGTATCGCTGTAAACCCCGTTACTAAAGATTTCTTCACTACAGATGCCAAAGATTATGTATCACCGGGCACTCTGTATTGCTTCAAAAGAAATGGAGTAAAGAAATGGAGCGTGATGACGGGTGATATTCCTGCACACATCGTATTTACAGACAAACGAATGACAAATCTCGACTTATTGTCCAAAAATAAAATTCAATAA
- a CDS encoding putative cell surface protein (KEGG: bfr:BF3032 putative cell surface protein~SPTR: Putative lipoprotein;~IMG reference gene:2504107730), with product MKHFPSWSKTIGLMLIALLSFSACSDDEATVLNPPQITLDQEDNIYLTKINTPITIEPKYENAQGAVFAWKIDGKIISTDENLTFSSSKQTEVYATLEAITKAGTAYEELKISVRNLLPPVISLSIPEEGYKIMMGSSLNFKPEVEDILENAEWAWYIGDKKVSTDLEYTFKEDSKGNYDLRFEASNEDGKDEVIIPIAVCTPDELPFTWAFEQDKYFLSAGRSIRIPILNIENAFDAEYIWEVNGEEKQKNKDTAFIFSEKKEGEYTLKVTMKNNFSSATKELIVKVCPKEGTYERKPSGASIISWNKVYKFLPAPGQFVNENYTCNSMEEANAYAESRLAANGYVSLGGFGGYLVVGFDHSIQNDNDYNIQIAGNSFDGSSEPGIVWVMQDENGDGKPNDTWYELKGSEYGKPETIQNYAVTYYKPKAPGMPVMWTDNQGQSGSVDYLSQFHKQDYYYPNWVTTPSYTLYGTCLKSKTKETSPGYWYNGTFEWGYADNFSPIDRLTNDTNHNAGVNGNHFKISDAVTHDGKPANLKYIDFVKIQTGVNSKAGWLGEVSTEVFNVKDFNLFKNNTKKK from the coding sequence ATGAAACACTTTCCTTCTTGGAGCAAAACTATTGGCTTGATGCTGATAGCTCTCCTATCATTCTCCGCATGTAGTGATGATGAGGCTACGGTACTCAATCCTCCCCAAATCACTCTGGATCAAGAAGACAATATCTATCTGACAAAAATAAATACTCCGATAACTATTGAGCCGAAGTATGAAAATGCTCAAGGGGCAGTTTTTGCTTGGAAAATTGATGGCAAAATCATCAGTACAGATGAAAATCTAACTTTCTCAAGCAGTAAGCAAACCGAAGTTTATGCTACACTTGAAGCTATAACCAAGGCTGGTACAGCTTATGAAGAACTAAAGATAAGTGTACGCAATCTACTACCTCCAGTTATCTCTTTATCTATCCCCGAAGAAGGATATAAAATTATGATGGGTAGCAGTCTAAACTTTAAACCAGAGGTAGAGGACATTCTTGAAAATGCAGAATGGGCTTGGTATATAGGAGATAAAAAAGTATCTACCGACCTAGAATACACCTTTAAAGAAGATAGCAAAGGCAATTATGATCTCCGCTTTGAAGCTTCCAATGAAGATGGAAAGGACGAAGTCATCATACCAATAGCTGTTTGCACTCCCGATGAACTACCCTTTACTTGGGCTTTTGAGCAAGATAAATACTTCCTTTCTGCAGGAAGATCAATCCGCATCCCGATACTCAACATTGAAAATGCTTTTGATGCTGAATACATCTGGGAGGTAAACGGAGAAGAAAAACAAAAAAACAAAGATACAGCCTTTATCTTCTCAGAAAAAAAAGAAGGGGAATATACGCTTAAGGTAACCATGAAAAACAACTTCAGCTCGGCAACCAAAGAGTTGATAGTCAAAGTATGCCCTAAAGAAGGTACTTACGAACGCAAACCTTCGGGAGCAAGTATCATTAGTTGGAACAAAGTGTATAAATTCTTACCAGCTCCTGGTCAGTTTGTCAACGAAAACTATACTTGTAACTCCATGGAAGAAGCCAATGCCTATGCAGAAAGTAGATTAGCTGCTAATGGTTATGTTTCTCTAGGTGGCTTCGGCGGATACCTTGTTGTAGGCTTCGATCATAGTATTCAAAATGATAACGATTATAATATTCAAATTGCAGGAAACTCTTTTGATGGTTCTTCTGAACCTGGTATTGTGTGGGTTATGCAAGATGAAAATGGTGATGGAAAGCCCAATGACACGTGGTACGAACTTAAAGGTTCGGAATATGGCAAACCAGAAACCATTCAAAACTATGCGGTAACCTACTACAAACCTAAAGCTCCAGGAATGCCTGTAATGTGGACAGATAACCAAGGACAATCGGGTTCGGTAGATTACCTAAGTCAGTTCCACAAACAAGATTACTATTACCCTAATTGGGTAACTACTCCTAGTTATACACTTTACGGTACTTGCCTAAAATCAAAGACAAAGGAAACCTCTCCTGGTTATTGGTACAATGGCACTTTCGAGTGGGGTTATGCTGATAACTTTAGCCCAATCGACCGTCTAACTAACGACACCAACCATAATGCTGGGGTAAATGGTAATCACTTTAAGATTAGTGATGCAGTAACACACGATGGCAAACCAGCCAACTTAAAATACATTGACTTCGTAAAAATTCAAACAGGTGTTAACTCAAAAGCGGGTTGGCTAGGAGAAGTTTCTACAGAAGTCTTCAACGTGAAAGATTTCAATCTTTTTAAAAACAATACTAAGAAAAAATAA
- a CDS encoding hypothetical protein (KEGG: bfr:BF3031 putative cell wall biogenesis protein~SPTR: Putative uncharacterized protein;~IMG reference gene:2504107731): protein MKYIYKILAFSLIACCIGLTSCSDDDSDFDGTDAYFTSFALHVGETTYTASIINNEIVVQVPQGTDLVEAEASYTLSENAKVMPDPKDIYDWTSDQLFRVEAYNKNYNSFVYKLKYTDISADEDVILRTQADVDNFESLKANRINGNLIIGSTTAVAEEDIIRNLNGLSTLNEVAYNIIINPSFGGAHLAGLSNLHQAGGLYIGTLENEAKFNQEKINVTLPQLKSVGNLIIRSNNINEVYFPELEEASSIHIQSQMLEQLDMSDLVNCYGTFTLNGSQVTSDGSYGNPLNETSANSTLLTIDLPALAHIEGDFNLVYFWKTNTLKLPALKTIGGNCVANTLKNIQKVSFPALEEVTGKFNSVGNDGMSKIELSALTHAGNVSIASLNEFSINLKEINLQALQSVDNDLTIRFAIVEELQFPNLTKVGNKLTCEKMQFIEKVNAPLLKECKKVNFEVVNLLKEFNLPLLTQVEEFVISSSRLIESIDLSTIQKAEKVSIKNCPALTLISAPKQITTEFSVGDSGGDKLEINTLQKTPKFNVSGGNAKELIIKDLTEAEKFSLSSGKAKSVIVKDLTNAGDFSLESFKEATHLEVPLLEKVKSFTMSEWFKLENFNFPKLSTVEKKFSFKGVRSQWDKNNECITTNLNAFSALTQAESIEVQFAAHLTDFTGLKNVVQNVEAKNWKVENNKYNPTHQDMLDGKYTENK from the coding sequence ATGAAATACATCTATAAAATTCTAGCCTTTAGTCTTATCGCTTGCTGCATAGGACTAACAAGTTGCTCTGATGACGATAGCGACTTCGATGGCACTGATGCTTACTTTACCTCTTTTGCTCTACACGTAGGTGAAACCACCTATACTGCTAGTATCATTAACAATGAGATAGTGGTACAAGTCCCTCAGGGAACAGATTTAGTAGAAGCAGAAGCTAGTTATACTTTGAGTGAGAATGCCAAAGTAATGCCCGATCCTAAGGATATTTACGACTGGACAAGTGATCAACTCTTCCGTGTTGAAGCTTATAATAAGAATTATAACTCTTTCGTGTATAAATTGAAGTACACAGACATTTCTGCTGATGAAGATGTTATTCTGCGTACACAAGCCGATGTAGATAATTTTGAATCCTTGAAAGCCAATCGTATTAATGGAAACTTAATCATTGGATCTACAACTGCGGTAGCCGAAGAAGATATCATTCGCAATTTAAATGGACTAAGTACTTTAAATGAGGTAGCTTATAACATCATTATTAATCCTAGTTTTGGTGGAGCCCATCTTGCTGGATTATCCAATCTTCACCAAGCTGGTGGATTGTATATCGGAACTTTGGAAAATGAAGCCAAATTCAATCAAGAGAAAATAAATGTTACTCTTCCACAACTTAAGAGTGTGGGCAACCTTATTATTCGCTCCAACAACATCAATGAAGTCTATTTTCCTGAGTTGGAGGAAGCTAGCTCTATCCATATCCAATCTCAAATGTTGGAACAACTTGATATGAGCGACTTAGTAAACTGCTACGGCACATTTACTCTGAATGGATCACAAGTAACTAGTGATGGCTCGTATGGCAACCCATTAAATGAAACAAGTGCCAACTCTACACTATTGACAATAGACTTACCTGCTCTGGCTCATATAGAAGGAGATTTTAACCTAGTTTATTTTTGGAAAACAAATACACTCAAATTACCTGCTTTAAAAACTATTGGAGGAAACTGTGTAGCAAATACATTAAAAAACATACAGAAAGTGAGTTTCCCTGCTCTAGAAGAAGTTACGGGTAAGTTCAATTCTGTAGGTAATGATGGTATGAGTAAGATAGAGCTAAGTGCTTTAACTCATGCAGGAAATGTATCTATTGCTAGTTTAAATGAGTTTAGTATCAATCTAAAAGAGATTAATCTTCAGGCGCTCCAAAGTGTGGACAATGATCTTACTATCCGATTTGCGATAGTAGAAGAGTTGCAGTTTCCTAATCTTACCAAAGTGGGAAATAAACTAACCTGCGAAAAAATGCAGTTTATAGAGAAAGTAAATGCGCCTCTACTTAAAGAATGCAAGAAGGTTAATTTTGAGGTAGTCAATCTATTAAAAGAATTCAACTTACCTCTATTAACTCAAGTTGAAGAGTTTGTTATATCTAGCTCTCGCCTTATCGAATCTATTGATTTATCTACTATTCAAAAAGCTGAAAAAGTATCTATAAAGAACTGTCCTGCTTTAACTCTTATCTCTGCTCCTAAGCAGATAACAACAGAATTTTCAGTAGGAGATTCTGGTGGAGATAAACTAGAAATCAATACTCTTCAAAAAACGCCAAAATTCAATGTATCGGGTGGAAATGCCAAAGAATTGATCATTAAAGACCTTACTGAAGCAGAAAAATTCTCTCTAAGTAGCGGAAAAGCTAAAAGTGTTATCGTTAAAGATCTTACTAATGCGGGAGATTTTTCTTTGGAAAGCTTCAAAGAGGCTACTCACCTAGAAGTTCCACTTCTAGAAAAAGTAAAATCATTTACTATGTCTGAGTGGTTTAAACTAGAAAACTTCAATTTTCCTAAACTATCTACCGTAGAAAAGAAATTTTCTTTCAAAGGGGTAAGAAGTCAATGGGATAAAAACAATGAATGTATCACTACCAACCTCAATGCATTCTCAGCTCTTACGCAAGCAGAAAGTATTGAAGTACAGTTTGCTGCCCACTTAACCGATTTTACTGGACTAAAAAATGTGGTTCAGAACGTAGAGGCTAAAAACTGGAAGGTAGAAAACAATAAGTACAACCCGACTCACCAAGATATGTTGGACGGGAAATACACTGAAAACAAATAG